Proteins encoded by one window of Bradyrhizobium sp. B097:
- a CDS encoding ABC transporter ATP-binding protein codes for MPTTIPHSTPTAAPQAAPAPECLLEFRNIRIVYDNAIEAIRDVSIAVPEGNIVALLGSNGAGKSTLLKAMSGILYTEEGVIENGSIRFRDDEVHRLAPDELVRRGIVQVPEGRRVFAALTIDENLQIGGYTRTGAEARERRDTVFALFPRLHERRDQIAGYMSGGEQQMLAIGRALMTDPVLLALDEPSLGLAPLIIDRIYEVIVRLRDELKMTVLLVEQNAQRALDIADYGYILETGRVVLDGTAKRLTANEDVQEFYLGVSSTGRKSLRDVKHYKRRKRWLS; via the coding sequence ATGCCGACGACCATTCCGCATTCGACGCCAACGGCAGCGCCCCAGGCCGCGCCGGCGCCGGAGTGCCTGCTCGAATTCCGTAACATCCGGATCGTCTACGACAACGCGATCGAGGCGATCCGCGATGTCTCGATCGCAGTGCCCGAAGGCAACATCGTCGCCCTGCTCGGCTCCAACGGCGCCGGCAAGTCGACATTACTCAAAGCGATGTCCGGCATCCTCTACACCGAGGAAGGCGTGATCGAGAACGGCAGCATCCGCTTCCGCGACGACGAGGTGCATCGCCTCGCGCCGGACGAACTGGTCCGCCGCGGCATCGTGCAGGTGCCGGAGGGCCGCCGCGTGTTCGCGGCGCTGACCATCGACGAGAATTTGCAGATAGGCGGCTACACCAGGACCGGCGCGGAGGCGCGCGAGCGCCGCGACACGGTGTTTGCGCTGTTCCCGCGGCTCCATGAGCGGCGCGACCAGATCGCCGGCTACATGTCCGGCGGCGAGCAGCAGATGCTCGCGATCGGCCGTGCGCTGATGACCGATCCCGTGCTGCTGGCGCTCGACGAGCCGTCGCTCGGCCTCGCGCCGCTGATCATCGACCGCATCTATGAGGTGATCGTCCGGCTGCGCGACGAGCTGAAGATGACCGTGCTGCTGGTCGAACAGAACGCGCAGCGCGCGCTCGACATCGCCGACTACGGCTACATCCTGGAGACCGGGCGCGTCGTGCTCGACGGCACGGCAAAAAGGCTCACCGCCAACGAGGACGTCCAGGAATTCTACCTCGGCGTCTCCTCCACCGGCCGCAAGAGCCTGCGCGACGTCAAGCATTACAAGCGCCGCAAGCGGTGGCTGTCGTGA
- a CDS encoding ABC transporter substrate-binding protein, with protein MIRHLAAASLLLSTACLAIGPAAAADPGITDTEILIGDVEPLTGPPALLGVAASIGHKIAIAEANAAGGINGRKIKYVLEDDGYVTARTIQGVKKVIDVDKVFAMIGISGSGQSIAVMPVLEKSGIPSVIDVAPVKFLWEPPRKNVFVVGQSYEEGIIHLVNFLADKNPGKKWGLITQDDDYGITVRDGFDTVVKAKKLNVVYSGNYKKGQQDFSSDMLQLKDSGAEVFLAGGIISENIAMMKELEKLSIKPVTGIFWPGRIEPVLKLMGPAGDGIYAVDYVEPFAGEAGKAFLEKAKPLVSEAEFKGINRYTMTGYAAAKVLIAAIERCGKQPTWACTIAELEKTRNVETGVMAPISFGPGVRFSNQKLQIMQADTATLSFKPVQ; from the coding sequence ATGATCAGACATCTGGCGGCGGCCTCGCTGCTGCTCTCGACAGCCTGCCTTGCCATCGGTCCCGCTGCTGCCGCCGACCCTGGTATCACCGACACCGAGATCCTGATCGGTGACGTCGAGCCCCTGACCGGACCGCCGGCGCTGCTCGGCGTCGCGGCCTCGATCGGCCACAAGATCGCGATCGCAGAAGCCAATGCCGCCGGCGGCATCAACGGCCGCAAGATCAAGTACGTGCTGGAGGACGACGGTTACGTCACCGCACGCACCATCCAGGGCGTCAAGAAGGTCATCGACGTCGACAAGGTGTTCGCAATGATCGGCATCTCCGGCTCGGGCCAGTCGATCGCTGTGATGCCGGTGCTGGAGAAGTCCGGCATCCCGAGCGTGATCGACGTCGCGCCGGTGAAATTCCTGTGGGAGCCGCCGCGCAAGAACGTGTTCGTGGTCGGGCAATCCTACGAGGAAGGCATCATCCACCTCGTCAACTTCCTGGCCGACAAGAACCCCGGCAAGAAATGGGGCCTGATCACCCAGGATGACGATTACGGCATCACCGTGCGCGACGGCTTCGATACCGTCGTCAAGGCCAAGAAGCTGAACGTCGTCTACAGCGGCAACTACAAGAAGGGCCAGCAGGACTTCTCGTCCGACATGCTGCAGCTGAAGGATTCCGGCGCCGAAGTCTTCCTGGCCGGCGGCATCATCAGCGAGAACATCGCGATGATGAAGGAGCTCGAGAAGCTCAGCATCAAGCCGGTGACCGGCATCTTCTGGCCCGGCCGCATCGAACCGGTGCTGAAGCTGATGGGCCCGGCCGGCGACGGCATCTATGCGGTCGACTATGTCGAGCCGTTCGCGGGCGAAGCCGGCAAGGCATTTCTGGAGAAGGCCAAGCCGCTGGTGTCGGAGGCCGAGTTCAAGGGCATCAATCGCTACACCATGACCGGCTATGCCGCCGCGAAGGTGCTGATCGCGGCGATCGAGCGCTGCGGCAAGCAACCGACCTGGGCCTGCACCATCGCGGAGCTGGAGAAGACCAGGAATGTCGAGACCGGCGTGATGGCGCCAATCAGCTTCGGCCCCGGCGTCCGCTTCTCCAACCAGAAGCTGCAGATCATGCAGGCCGATACGGCGACACTCAGCTTCAAGCCGGTGCAATGA
- a CDS encoding ABC transporter ATP-binding protein, with the protein MTALLTVENLSKRFGGLQAVADVSLEVAAGEICSVIGPNGAGKTTLFNMISGVLRPSGGRITFDGIDLATISPWRFAAVGIGRTFQNLALFKHGTVVENILTGRHTHLRSTVLDAVVFFGRTRKEEIAARQRVEHIIEFLEIEHIRDAVVGTLSYGQQKRVELARALACEPKLLLLDEMVSGMNQEETEDIARFVLDIRDELGITVVMIEHEMRIVMDISDRIHVLNFGRKIAEGTPDEVRRDPAVAEAYLGGQRTEAMAKAGA; encoded by the coding sequence GTGACCGCGCTGCTCACAGTCGAGAACCTCTCCAAGCGCTTCGGCGGCCTGCAGGCGGTCGCCGATGTCAGCCTTGAAGTCGCGGCGGGCGAGATCTGCAGCGTGATCGGCCCGAATGGCGCCGGCAAGACCACGCTGTTCAACATGATCTCGGGCGTGCTGCGGCCGAGCGGTGGCCGGATCACCTTCGACGGCATCGACCTTGCGACCATTTCGCCGTGGAGGTTCGCCGCCGTCGGCATCGGCCGCACCTTCCAGAATCTGGCGCTGTTCAAGCACGGCACCGTGGTCGAGAACATCCTGACCGGCCGCCACACCCATCTGCGCTCGACCGTGCTCGACGCCGTGGTGTTCTTCGGCCGCACCCGTAAGGAAGAAATCGCGGCCCGGCAACGGGTCGAGCACATCATCGAATTCCTTGAGATCGAGCATATCCGGGACGCCGTGGTCGGCACGCTGTCCTACGGCCAGCAGAAGCGTGTCGAACTCGCCCGCGCGCTCGCCTGCGAGCCGAAGCTGCTGCTGCTCGACGAGATGGTATCCGGCATGAACCAGGAGGAGACCGAGGACATCGCGCGCTTTGTGCTCGACATCCGCGACGAGCTCGGCATCACCGTCGTGATGATCGAGCACGAAATGCGCATCGTGATGGACATCTCCGACCGCATCCATGTGCTGAATTTCGGCCGCAAGATCGCCGAAGGCACGCCCGACGAAGTCAGGCGCGATCCGGCGGTCGCGGAGGCCTATCTCGGCGGCCAGCGCACTGAAGCGATGGCAAAGGCAGGCGCGTGA
- a CDS encoding acyl-CoA dehydrogenase family protein yields MNVMTSDPRQLSETAFHFPEPPNLPEELRMLREQVRRFVEKEVVPHAEAWERDGKIPREIYRRMGALGFLGMRHAAEYGGTDMGPLASMVFAEELGRSSFGGFTSSILVHTDMSAVHISLRGTPEQKQKYLPAIISGETVCSIAVTEPDAGSDVAGLKTRARRDGDHWVINGAKMFITNAVYGDLLIVAARTDPHAKGSRGISLFIVERNTPGITATKLDKHGWLCSDTAEIAFQDVRVPAENLLGEENKGFYGIMETFQNERICIGGICAGESAKAIELTTNYVKTRQAFGGPLWNQQGVRLKLAQLAAKAAAARALAYQAAELAAAGQECLREVSMVKALSPEVLHEVVHGCLQLHGGSGFMRGTPIERMVRDARVLTIGGGATEVMLEEVAKRM; encoded by the coding sequence ATGAACGTCATGACCTCGGATCCGCGCCAGCTCTCTGAGACCGCATTCCATTTCCCGGAGCCGCCCAATCTGCCCGAGGAGCTGCGCATGCTGCGCGAGCAGGTTCGCCGCTTCGTCGAGAAGGAAGTGGTGCCGCATGCCGAGGCGTGGGAGCGCGACGGCAAGATCCCGCGCGAGATCTATCGCCGCATGGGCGCGCTCGGCTTCCTCGGCATGCGCCATGCGGCCGAATATGGCGGCACCGACATGGGGCCGCTGGCCTCGATGGTGTTCGCCGAGGAGCTCGGGCGCTCGAGCTTCGGCGGCTTCACCTCGTCGATCCTGGTTCATACCGACATGTCGGCGGTGCACATCAGCCTGCGCGGCACGCCGGAGCAGAAGCAGAAATATCTGCCTGCGATTATCAGCGGCGAGACGGTCTGTTCAATCGCGGTGACCGAGCCGGACGCGGGCTCCGACGTCGCAGGCCTGAAGACGCGTGCGCGGCGCGACGGCGATCACTGGGTGATCAACGGCGCCAAGATGTTCATCACCAACGCGGTCTATGGCGATCTCCTGATCGTCGCGGCGCGCACCGATCCGCACGCCAAGGGCAGCCGCGGCATCTCGCTGTTCATCGTCGAGCGCAACACGCCGGGCATCACGGCAACCAAGCTCGACAAGCATGGCTGGCTCTGCTCGGACACCGCCGAGATCGCCTTCCAGGATGTGCGCGTCCCCGCTGAGAACCTGCTCGGCGAGGAGAACAAGGGTTTCTATGGCATCATGGAGACCTTCCAGAACGAGCGCATCTGCATCGGCGGCATCTGCGCCGGCGAGTCCGCCAAGGCGATCGAGCTGACGACGAACTATGTGAAGACGCGGCAGGCGTTCGGCGGCCCGCTGTGGAACCAGCAGGGCGTGCGACTGAAGCTCGCCCAGCTCGCGGCGAAGGCGGCAGCCGCGCGCGCGCTGGCCTATCAGGCTGCCGAGCTTGCGGCGGCCGGGCAGGAGTGTTTGCGCGAAGTGTCGATGGTCAAGGCGCTATCGCCGGAGGTGCTGCACGAGGTCGTGCATGGCTGCCTGCAACTGCATGGCGGCTCAGGCTTCATGCGCGGCACGCCGATCGAACGTATGGTGCGCGACGCCCGCGTGCTGACCATCGGCGGCGGCGCCACCGAGGTGATGCTGGAAGAGGTGGCGAAGCGGATGTGA
- a CDS encoding NAD(P)H-dependent oxidoreductase — MRVLIVFAHQEAQSFNAALLARSVAELTALGHTVRISDLYAMRFNPVATAEDFGERRFPDRLQYDREQKHNLQQDSLSGDIVGEIEKLLWCDLLILQFPLWWFSVPAIMKGWIDRVFVNGTVYGAGRRYDTGGLAGRRAMIVTSTAAYPGMCAPDGLVGALDVVLWPIQNGMLAYAGCKVLPPFVSYSVNFVDEATRHRYLDDYAKRLRQLETTEPLFFHPLADFGEDWRLKPGIAARTIGQGKPIG, encoded by the coding sequence ATGAGGGTCCTGATCGTCTTTGCCCATCAGGAGGCGCAGTCGTTCAACGCTGCGCTGCTGGCGCGGTCGGTGGCGGAGCTGACCGCGCTCGGGCACACGGTCCGGATCTCCGATCTCTACGCCATGCGCTTCAACCCGGTCGCGACCGCTGAGGACTTTGGCGAGCGGCGGTTTCCCGATCGGCTGCAGTATGACCGCGAGCAGAAGCACAATCTGCAACAGGACTCGCTCAGCGGCGACATCGTCGGCGAGATCGAGAAACTGTTGTGGTGCGACCTCCTGATCCTGCAGTTTCCGCTGTGGTGGTTCTCTGTCCCCGCCATCATGAAAGGCTGGATCGACCGCGTGTTCGTCAACGGCACGGTCTATGGCGCCGGTCGCCGTTACGATACCGGCGGCCTCGCCGGCCGCCGGGCCATGATCGTGACCTCGACCGCCGCCTATCCTGGCATGTGCGCGCCCGATGGGCTGGTCGGTGCGCTCGACGTGGTGCTGTGGCCGATCCAGAACGGCATGCTGGCCTATGCCGGCTGCAAGGTGCTGCCACCCTTCGTGTCGTATTCGGTGAATTTCGTCGACGAGGCGACACGGCACCGCTATCTCGACGACTATGCCAAGAGGCTGCGCCAGCTCGAGACCACCGAGCCACTGTTCTTCCATCCGCTCGCGGATTTCGGCGAGGACTGGCGGCTGAAGCCGGGGATCGCGGCGCGCACCATCGGTCAGGGCAAGCCTATCGGCTAA
- a CDS encoding branched-chain amino acid ABC transporter permease, whose product MRTGDYMQSYGELVALVDSPPVWLWSAVLLLALIAAPHLLNSYALSFLMIILITVTGALGLNILTGYTGLISLGHVGFLVTGAYAYAVLVSKYHMPPLVGFLGAGVVPALASLIVGAPSLRLKGLYLAITTLAFSFIINTVILEMRWLTNGARGIQVQRPEILGISFDSDAAFTYLCLAFAALTLFATLNIRRSRVGRAFVAIRDNDTAARVMGINLHAYKLFAFVTSAFITGIAGALYGIYLSFVSVEGFPFLLSIEALAILIVGGLGSALGAVLGTVLIVLLPEATRLLFSLFSAQMDATFTTGAQELKSMLYGLVIILFLRFQPRGLVGAWHDIKRTWVHWPLRY is encoded by the coding sequence ATGCGCACCGGTGATTACATGCAGAGCTATGGCGAACTGGTCGCGCTGGTCGATTCCCCGCCGGTGTGGCTATGGTCGGCCGTGCTGCTGCTAGCGCTGATCGCAGCGCCTCATCTGCTGAATTCCTACGCGCTGTCGTTCCTGATGATCATCCTGATCACGGTGACCGGCGCGCTCGGGCTCAACATCCTGACCGGCTACACCGGCCTGATCTCGCTCGGCCATGTCGGCTTCCTGGTCACCGGCGCCTATGCCTACGCGGTGCTGGTCTCGAAGTACCACATGCCGCCGCTGGTCGGCTTCCTCGGCGCCGGCGTGGTGCCGGCGCTCGCCAGCCTGATCGTCGGCGCGCCGTCGCTGCGGCTCAAGGGGCTCTATCTCGCCATCACCACGCTCGCCTTCTCCTTCATTATCAACACCGTGATCCTCGAGATGCGCTGGCTCACCAATGGCGCCCGCGGCATTCAGGTGCAGCGGCCCGAGATCCTCGGCATCAGCTTCGACAGTGACGCCGCCTTCACCTATCTCTGCCTCGCCTTTGCAGCCTTGACGCTATTCGCCACTCTCAATATCCGCCGCAGCCGGGTCGGCCGCGCCTTCGTCGCGATCAGGGACAACGACACCGCGGCCCGCGTCATGGGGATCAACCTGCATGCCTACAAGCTGTTCGCCTTCGTCACATCGGCCTTCATCACCGGAATCGCCGGGGCGCTCTATGGCATCTACCTCTCCTTTGTCAGCGTCGAAGGCTTTCCGTTCCTGCTCTCGATCGAGGCGCTGGCGATCCTTATCGTCGGCGGGCTCGGTTCGGCGCTCGGCGCCGTGCTCGGCACCGTCCTGATCGTGCTGCTGCCGGAAGCGACCAGGCTCCTCTTCAGCCTGTTCAGCGCGCAGATGGACGCGACCTTCACGACCGGTGCGCAGGAGCTGAAGAGCATGCTCTATGGCCTCGTCATCATCCTGTTCCTGCGCTTCCAGCCGAGGGGGCTGGTCGGCGCCTGGCACGACATCAAGCGGACCTGGGTGCACTGGCCGCTGCGCTACTAA
- a CDS encoding AMP-binding protein — protein sequence MSTMDSLRTVHPPLQANAARSAPAAGADALQAALADAAITIPQLLRQRAAMHGDALALREKDYGIWNPYSWRHYYETARAVALGLLALEIKPGDRVAIAGENTPEWFYADLGTQMIGAVAVGIYPTNPWVELQYIVKHSGARVVVTGDQEQTDKVLDAMANNGGLPDLEAMVCVDMKGLRHYRQSELMSFAALCERGKTYAEANPEANATLDRLISQGAPDDVCILVYTSGTTGPPKGAMLTHRNLVYAAYAYAKTVGIADKPFEAVSYLPLCHVAERCYGTVTHLVLGGTVSFAESIDTVAINIREIAPTFFVGVPRIYEKLQQGFLFRLGESGRLRQGFTKACLAWGRTLSDRRQAGKEGWLDRAAYGLLYLLMFRNLQRHLGFAYSRHRLCAGASISPETLRFFDIIGRPVSQGYGLTESGGVAFIQTESHHRIGGCGVPLPQTEWKLDSDGEILLRNPGVFKGYFLDEKASTASLEQGGWLRTGDIIEITDNGEIAVVDRKKAIIITAGGKNIAPSEIENALKDSEFIKEAIVVGEAKKYLGAIVQVDYDNVGRWARDRALAYTNYKSLSQLPEVHELVERIVGETNKRFARVENIRRFAILEKELDHDDGELTATQKVRRAMIEKKFARELAIIYQAEG from the coding sequence ATGTCGACGATGGACAGCCTGCGCACCGTTCACCCACCGCTGCAGGCCAACGCCGCGCGCAGTGCGCCTGCGGCAGGCGCCGACGCGCTGCAGGCGGCGCTAGCGGATGCCGCCATCACTATCCCGCAATTGCTGCGCCAGCGCGCGGCCATGCATGGCGATGCATTGGCGCTGCGCGAGAAGGATTATGGCATCTGGAATCCCTATTCCTGGCGGCACTATTACGAGACCGCGCGCGCGGTCGCGCTCGGCCTGCTCGCGCTCGAGATCAAGCCGGGCGACCGGGTCGCCATCGCCGGCGAGAACACGCCGGAATGGTTCTACGCCGATCTCGGTACCCAGATGATCGGCGCGGTCGCGGTCGGCATCTATCCGACCAATCCCTGGGTCGAGCTGCAGTATATCGTCAAGCATTCGGGCGCCCGGGTCGTCGTCACCGGCGATCAGGAGCAGACCGACAAGGTGCTCGACGCGATGGCCAACAATGGCGGCCTGCCGGATCTGGAGGCCATGGTCTGCGTCGACATGAAGGGCCTGCGGCATTATCGCCAGTCCGAGCTGATGTCGTTCGCCGCGCTATGCGAACGCGGCAAGACCTACGCCGAGGCGAACCCTGAGGCCAACGCCACCCTCGATCGCCTGATCAGCCAGGGCGCGCCGGACGATGTCTGCATCCTCGTCTACACCTCGGGCACGACGGGCCCGCCCAAGGGCGCGATGCTGACCCACCGCAATCTCGTCTACGCCGCCTATGCCTACGCCAAGACCGTCGGGATTGCGGACAAGCCGTTCGAAGCGGTGAGCTATCTGCCGCTGTGCCACGTCGCCGAGCGCTGCTACGGCACGGTGACGCATCTCGTGCTCGGCGGCACCGTGTCCTTTGCCGAATCGATCGACACCGTCGCAATCAACATCCGCGAGATCGCGCCAACGTTCTTTGTCGGCGTGCCCCGCATCTACGAGAAGCTGCAGCAGGGCTTTCTGTTCCGCCTCGGCGAGAGCGGCCGGCTGCGGCAGGGCTTCACCAAGGCCTGCCTCGCCTGGGGCCGCACGCTGTCCGATCGCCGGCAGGCCGGCAAGGAAGGCTGGCTCGATCGTGCCGCCTACGGGCTGCTCTATCTCCTGATGTTCCGCAATCTGCAGCGCCATCTCGGCTTCGCTTACAGCCGGCACCGGCTGTGCGCCGGCGCCTCGATCTCGCCGGAGACGTTGCGCTTCTTCGACATCATCGGCCGTCCGGTGTCGCAGGGCTATGGGCTGACCGAAAGCGGCGGCGTCGCCTTCATCCAGACCGAAAGCCACCACCGGATCGGGGGCTGCGGCGTGCCGTTGCCGCAGACCGAATGGAAACTCGACAGCGACGGCGAGATCCTGCTGCGCAACCCCGGCGTCTTCAAGGGCTACTTCCTCGACGAGAAGGCCTCGACCGCCTCGCTGGAGCAAGGCGGCTGGCTGCGCACCGGCGACATCATCGAGATAACAGACAACGGCGAGATCGCGGTGGTCGACCGCAAGAAGGCGATCATCATCACCGCCGGCGGCAAGAACATCGCCCCGTCGGAGATCGAGAATGCGCTGAAGGATTCCGAATTCATCAAGGAAGCGATCGTGGTCGGCGAGGCTAAAAAGTACCTCGGCGCCATCGTCCAGGTCGATTACGACAATGTCGGCCGCTGGGCGCGCGATCGGGCGTTGGCCTACACCAATTACAAGTCGCTGTCGCAGCTGCCCGAAGTGCACGAGCTGGTCGAGCGCATCGTGGGCGAGACCAACAAGCGCTTCGCCCGGGTCGAGAATATCAGGCGCTTCGCCATCCTCGAGAAGGAGCTCGATCATGACGACGGCGAGCTCACCGCAACGCAGAAGGTGCGTCGCGCCATGATCGAGAAGAAATTCGCGCGCGAGCTCGCCATCATCTACCAGGCGGAGGGCTGA
- a CDS encoding branched-chain amino acid ABC transporter permease has translation MQYLIQLLISGLAIGAIYGLIAMGFAVIYKSTGLVNFAQGEMTMITAYIAWTISTTVSGNVFVVAVGAILAAVLLGLVIERLVMRPMLGEPVFATVMVTIGLAVILRSAINFIWDAYPHGLDIGMGRGIVHLGGIGVRTGQIAVIVTLLALLAAIWAFFRYSKVGVAMRAVAADDRTALLMGISATKVHALAWAASSVIAGIGGVFFALSYDLSPAMFQLGLKAFPATILGGLDAVLGSGLGGLLIGITENLAGGYVGSGMKEVAGFAMIIVVLMIRPFGIFGERDIERV, from the coding sequence ATGCAGTATCTGATCCAGCTGCTGATCTCGGGGCTGGCGATCGGCGCAATCTACGGCCTGATCGCGATGGGCTTTGCGGTGATCTACAAATCCACCGGACTGGTCAATTTCGCGCAGGGCGAGATGACCATGATCACGGCCTATATCGCCTGGACCATCTCGACCACGGTCAGCGGCAATGTGTTCGTCGTCGCGGTGGGCGCGATCCTCGCCGCGGTGCTGCTCGGCCTCGTCATCGAGCGCCTGGTGATGCGGCCGATGCTGGGCGAGCCGGTGTTCGCGACCGTGATGGTCACGATCGGGCTCGCCGTGATCCTGCGTTCGGCGATCAACTTCATCTGGGACGCTTACCCGCACGGCCTCGATATCGGCATGGGCCGCGGCATCGTGCATCTCGGCGGCATCGGCGTGCGCACCGGGCAAATCGCCGTCATCGTCACGCTGCTGGCGCTACTGGCCGCGATCTGGGCGTTCTTCCGCTACAGCAAGGTCGGCGTCGCGATGCGCGCGGTCGCGGCCGACGATCGCACCGCGCTGTTGATGGGCATCAGCGCCACAAAGGTCCATGCGCTGGCCTGGGCCGCGTCGTCGGTGATCGCCGGCATCGGCGGCGTGTTCTTCGCGCTGTCCTACGACCTGTCGCCAGCGATGTTCCAGCTCGGGCTGAAGGCGTTTCCGGCCACGATCCTGGGCGGCCTCGATGCGGTGCTCGGCTCCGGTCTCGGCGGCCTCCTGATCGGCATCACGGAAAACCTGGCGGGCGGTTATGTCGGCTCCGGCATGAAGGAGGTCGCGGGCTTCGCCATGATCATCGTCGTGCTGATGATCCGCCCGTTCGGCATCTTCGGCGAACGCGACATCGAGAGGGTCTGA
- a CDS encoding alpha/beta hydrolase: MANTGDDIVITPVDHAIERVRAIYRGWTRDTSVAQMRSDWDAAFAGCSVPVRCEPVSAGGIDGEWLVPPGAPCDKAVLYFHGGGFRIGSVASHRELAARIADASGCRVLSINYRLAPEHRFPAALDDALTAYQHLCDQGLRPADIAFAGDSAGGNLVLAAMLAARDRGLPLPAVGALMSPWTDLAASGASYESRAEADPIHQRAMILALAKNYLGKDGDPRNPLASPLYADLTGLPPLLVQVGDRETVRDDSVNLAARAKTAGVDVELQVWNGMIHVFQMFPEIPQARKAIASLAVFLRNHLHIGHERAPQ, translated from the coding sequence ATGGCCAACACAGGCGACGATATCGTCATCACGCCGGTCGATCACGCAATCGAGCGCGTGCGTGCGATCTATCGCGGCTGGACCCGCGACACATCGGTGGCGCAGATGCGCAGCGATTGGGATGCGGCCTTTGCCGGCTGCTCAGTGCCGGTGAGATGCGAGCCGGTTTCCGCCGGCGGCATCGACGGCGAATGGCTGGTGCCGCCAGGGGCACCGTGCGACAAGGCGGTGCTCTATTTTCACGGCGGCGGCTTCCGCATCGGCTCGGTCGCCTCGCATCGCGAGCTGGCAGCGCGGATCGCGGATGCATCCGGCTGTCGCGTGCTTTCGATCAATTACCGGCTCGCGCCGGAGCATCGGTTTCCCGCCGCGCTCGATGATGCGCTGACGGCCTATCAGCATCTGTGCGATCAGGGACTGCGTCCGGCCGATATCGCTTTCGCCGGGGACTCGGCCGGCGGCAATCTCGTGCTCGCTGCAATGCTGGCAGCGAGAGACCGCGGCCTGCCGCTCCCCGCCGTCGGCGCGCTGATGTCGCCGTGGACCGATCTCGCAGCGAGCGGCGCGAGCTATGAGAGCAGGGCCGAGGCTGATCCGATCCACCAGCGCGCGATGATCCTGGCACTCGCCAAGAACTATCTCGGTAAGGACGGCGATCCCCGTAATCCGCTGGCTTCGCCGCTTTATGCCGATCTCACCGGCCTGCCGCCGCTTCTGGTTCAGGTCGGGGACCGCGAAACCGTCCGCGACGATTCAGTGAACCTTGCTGCGCGCGCCAAGACTGCCGGCGTCGACGTCGAACTACAGGTCTGGAACGGCATGATCCACGTCTTCCAGATGTTCCCCGAGATTCCGCAGGCGCGAAAGGCGATCGCATCCCTCGCAGTTTTTCTGCGCAACCATCTTCACATCGGCCATGAGAGGGCGCCACAATGA